A segment of the Mercurialis annua linkage group LG4, ddMerAnnu1.2, whole genome shotgun sequence genome:
ACAGGCCGGTGGCTTTATGATTGCTAGGCTTCATTTTACTTTAACCATGTTCTACATTTTGGAAGGTTTGGTTTGAAGATTGTCTCTTCAtccatattttattaaattttgagtGCTATTTTTATACGATATGTGGCTATAATAGTTGCCAAACATGCTGGGTGAAAACACGACAGCTTTACCTTACCTATCAAAGGAAACAAAATGTAAAGCTTATGGGCCTTACTTGAGATAGCACAATCCATTTTATTGTTACAATACAAGTTTGCTTGGGCAATTGCATGTTTTTTGCTATACCGTTAGTTTTTGATGtgtttgtcttgattatatgtgCTGATGGTACTTGATTGTTTCACACTTGTGGCTGTACATAAAGATTATGGCAAGGACAAgcaaatgatttttttcatcTCAAGCCCGAGGAACGTTATTGGTCTCAATTACTGAAACTTAAGGTATGGTCAACTTCCTTAAGCTAGCTGGAAAAATGCTCTTAAATGACAATGGCTTTTGTTTAaagtgttttaataattatagctTAGTATTGTTTATCTTGAGATTTACGTATACTGTTGTTGCTTTCCTTGTTGTTAAATGGTATTGGCTTTTGTTACAAGTGTATTGATATATATTGTTTAGTATTGTTTGTCTTGAGATTTACATTAACAGTAGTTGTTTTCCTTGTTGTTTGTAGATCTGTAAGAACATTTTTATAAGGATGTGCTGTCCTTCATTTTCTCAAAATTTATTAGGATTGATATTTATGTTATCATTCTGAAACAGTTGAGCAACACAATGTGTTGCATAGCACAAATTTTGACTGAAAACTTCAGTATGACGTCTTCCATTTCTCTCGAGATTTCTGGAATAATGCAAATGCGATGAAcagaatcaatttattttatacgATAGAATCTCAAGTAGGATTATATGTGATGGCACTTGCTGTTAACTTGTGAAATAAGCAGCTTAATATGTACAATTTCTTTGtttgttttgcaattttttgaTTCAGCTTTgattattttcttctttatttttgcaattagaTGGTGTGTTACCTTCATATACCTGTTGTTTCATGAAGCTAAAATGATTCCATTACTTCCAGGAAACTGGGAAAGATGTTGCATACAGTTGTGCAGAGCTAGATATGGTTTTGTTTGAAATTGAAAAGATTGAAGAATGGAAGCAAGGAGGCATTGAGATTGCACAGATATTTTTAGATGAGAGCAATCCTTTGTTGGGAGCCTTAGAAAAGGTTTTGAACATGATCTTATTGTCTTTTTTTGGACACAGGATGTATCATGTCTATATCTAACCTGTGTACTTGAATCTCTTACGAATTTGTTCAGATCAAACAGTCTCTTGATGCATCATTATACATCTATGGCAAGTCACAGAGCTCCGAAGCAAGAACTATGTTCATGTGCTGCTCTGGTTATATTGAAGATCAGGAGTTTTTGACTTGCTCAATATGCAAAGACTGGTAAGGTATTTTTGGCTATTTGCCATTTGcatcatatttttaaacatgGCGGTAATGCATAAATATCCTTCCTGTGGTTAACTTATGGCCTTCAGTGATTTTGGCTTCATGGAAAATGTTTACTGTACATAAAAGCTAAACTTTTGAAACCACTGCTCTAGGGGCTTATCTGTATGCCtagataataatttatttgtattgcATACAATTGGGTTATCGGGTCACGGGTGCTGTCTTGTTTGCATATTATCACGACATTGTTCTGCATCAAACTGTATATCTCATCTCCAGTTACCTGCTTTGTCTTCTGAACAGCTACCACTTGCGTTGTCTGAAACCAGCATTACTTGATGAAAAAAGTGCAGAACTCTATGTTTGCTCTTATTGCCATTATTTGGAGGATTCATCAATAGTTCCAGATAGAGCTGCTTTTCTTGTATGCTTTTCTGTCACTTTTTGGCTTTCTCCCCTGTAAGAAGCATCCGACACATCTCTTTGCATTTTTTTGTACAGAGATATGGAGCGAAGCAAGCTGATCTAAGCAAACTGATTAAAATCCTATTTGATGCAGAGAAGTTCTCTGTGTGGTAATAAGCTGAATTTTTGGACTCATTCAATTCTATCATTTTAGCATGCAAAATGTTTGATCATGCAAGTGCTGTTGGTTTTCACAGGCTTGAAGAAAGAGATACACTGCGACAGGTTGTGGAACAAGCTCTGGattgcaaagtgtgcttgagaGAAGTATTGGATTTTGAATCATCTTATTTGGATAATGATCTTAGCTTGATCACTAGGAAGTTGATAATCGCTTTAAAGGTTATTTCTTATCTTCTAGATTATTTGTTGCTTTTGTTTTTATACTAAGATTGCATTTGATTTACAATTTTCGCTTaatgtttcaatttattaattgcTCTCAATGGACTAGAATAGTTTTGTAGGTTTGTCAATGCAATATGGTCAACAACTATTGTGATTCCTGATTAAAAGTTCTTCACTTGGCAGGCAATGCAATCGGCTGGTGTATATGATCATCAAGGTCACTATGACCTTCAACTGGCATTAGCTAGAAATTCCTGGAGAATGAAGGCTAAGAGACTATTAGATGGGGTACAGAAGCCCGCTATGCAACAAATTCGAGGGCATATGAAGGAGGTACTGTTGttgttttatttaacttttgGTGGGGCATTCTACTTTAATGCTGGTGAAAACTCGagcatttttaaatttgatattgTTTGGTAGCTGGTACATTCACCTAAATTATTCACCAATTGCTTAATTGCTTTTGGGGATTGAGACTTTATATGAAAGAATCTTGTTAGTGTTCAGGTTATGCATTCTAGGTAAAAGAAATAGCTCTAACATCTACAGTTTCATGGATGAAGTGTAAATTGGGACTGGAGTAGAAAGCTAAACTTCTGTGTCACCTTCAAAGTCGTAACAGTTCTGCTGGCCATACATGCCATATTATATGCAATGCAATGCATCATGCACCCAACTGCTCCTACTATTTTACTCTCCCAAAGCGTTACATACTCGTGCAATTTAGGAACTAGCAGAACTGCAAAAGTGAGCCTGGTCAAAATTATCAAACCTGAGAAGCAACTAGCAATAAGTTCAAACTGATCTACCATCTCTTAGGCGTTTATAAATTATTGTATAATATATATCAGATTCCTGCTTGGAGCCTTGGACACTTAAATGAAAACTCAGTTCGTTAACTGGCTGATAAAAGCCAACATCATAAATCTATCTCCAGGGggttctgaaaaaaaaaatacaagggtCAGGTGCTAGGCTCACTCCAACCCCCATATTGTCTTATTTTAAAGTACGAAACCATGAGCAGTTTTAAACATATTATAGCCTTGCGACCCTTGCCCATTTGCTTGAACATGGTTTAGGTTCTTGCTGTTGATATTGGgtgtaaaatatgaattttatgaatttatccCTCTATCTTCGCTTTATTTCTGGTGCTCTCTTCTATCCCAGTTTTAGTCTACTTTTTATGGTATCTGTGTTGAACATgttgttttgaaaattttcttagGGATTGGCTATAAACATACCTCCTGAAGATTACTTCTGGAAGAACCTCACAGAACTGAAGCAAATAGGCCTACACTGGGCAGATCGTGCCAAGAAGGTTGGAACTGTTTGCTTTTTATTTCTGTTGCAGGTTCCTTTATATCTTTTAATGAAGGTGTGATTTTCTTTACTTTGTGCAGGTTGTATTGGATTCTGGGGCTCTTGGTTTAGAAAAAGTTTTGGAACTTATTTCAGAAGGTGAAAACTTACCAGTTCACTTGCAGAAGGAACTGAAGGTATGCAAGTTGTCATCACATTATGGAAggattttttggattttttaagAGCTCAGGTCTGCTAATACCagatatcttttttttttacctgCTCTGCAGTTATTAAGAGCTCGGAGTATGCTTTATTGCATATGTAGAAAACCGTATGATGATAGAGCAAAGGTTACCTGCGACAGATGTGATGAGTGGTATCATTTGGATTGTATTAAATTACAATACCTTCCGAAGGCGTATGTATGTGCTGCATGTGACCCTCTAAGAGAGTTGTCTGCATCCCTACATAACGATAATGAGAGGTCAGGTTACCGTTTGAAAATTCACCTAAAATTGCATTTTCGtagattttaagcgggaacttgCAGCGATTCCATCTGTTCCCTTCGCCCGAGGGTTTTAGGTCATCGTCGTTAAAccataaattgtttgaaaaccAGATTTCTTAAaacagttaatttttttttcctgaaTCAGAAAACAACTTTTGAACCTTGGTATCTAAAGTTTTCCTTGTTTTAAGAATGTGATTATCTTTGCAATCAATAATACCATCATTCAAGTACTTCCTGTGAAATATATATAATCTAATGTCTTGTTTCTTTGTTAACTTGCTTCGACAGATTGACGAGTGCGAAACCTGTAGAGCCAAAAACTCCACCATGTTGCATACAGTCCGCAGAGGTTATTAGTATAGAACAGAAGATAGTTCCACTTAGTGATAGCAATATTGTAAAAAACCGATGGAGTGGAATTGATCGGTTGTGGTGGCGTAATCGTAAGCCATTTAGAAGGGAGTCGAAGAAACGAGCAGAGCTCGAATGTCTTTCCCATTTATTCATCTAAAATAATAGTCAAAGAAATTAGAATTAGTCATTAGTTATTAATCATTTCATTTATTCAATTAATTCCACTAGTGCAATTCATTTCCAATATCCATCagttttttccttttatttatgGTGTTTTCTGTATGTTCTCTAGCTCGTGAAACCCCGTTTTGATATAATGCTCGAGGATGGAATATTATATTTGACTCGTCTTATTAGAAGTGTTCATTTGATATTCTAAAGTGATAAGTattatagatttatttttttcaaagctACAAATATTACCAACATGAAAAAGTAGTAGCTTATTGGTGTGGTTAAATTTTCCAATATGATAAAGTAAAGTTCATAAGCTATTTTGTTAGGatttaaggtctgaaaaactaccgagtttttaattttttttcaattgcactctcACCTTGTAAtcttttcaatagcaccctattttatatttttggctttcaatagcaccccgaccttgtaaaataatcaattttactctattttgtatttttgactttcaatagcatcctaaatcatcaaattaaactcattttttgaggatttatttgaatttttttaagttaaaagacttatttaaaaatgttcaagtagaaaaaaagtataattttttgcTTTCACTCAGTTTTGCTTCCTCCCGCCTGAACAAATCACATGCTcttttaatttactattttcTCCTTTGACCAACAACTATGTAAAAGGTCATTTTCATGAGCAATTTTTACTAATAGTGCCTGAATTATCTTTTTTCTTCCAAAGctgtccttaaacttttatttgtatCTAAGTTGTTCCTAAACTTTTACTTAATAACTTAGTTGTCTCTACCGTGATTgttttaactccattttttaatattttattcgaCTTGATAATACATAAGTGGTATATTACTTAATTTGAATCTTATTGAACTCATAGAAATAATCTCTATTAAActcataaaaatttcaaagcCTCTTGGAGATTTTCTATTGatttaatagaaatattttgagCTTTCAATAAGTTCAATAAGATTTCACCTAACTGATATGTAATTATGTAATCAAAGTGACATATCTTAAAAGATTAACATAGTTAAACATCTGCGGTAGGAATAaccatattattaaataaaaaactagaaatgattagaatataaattaatattgagAGATTGTTATGAAAGAATATATTTCATGAatggttaagaaaaaaaatatcctCATTTCCATCTATTTCCATTTGACCATTTTTTCCTTATATAGGAGAGGAAAGTAACCACTGAATCTtgtaaaaaatgtaattttgttTGCTAATAATAGTGAATTATCTTTTGAAAATGTTTAgagttaaaaacaaaaaacataagcctctattttatatttttttaattacaagtATAGCTTTCTAACCTAGCAATAGAGAAAAAGTAAATAGAAATAACATTGAAATAAGTAAGGTGGCCCTTTGATTTTCCACACTttatttttgatagaaaaatcaaagaaatttCTCTTCAATCTTTTAATCATTTACTTTAAATCTtcaagacaaaaaaaattaaggaacTCAAATTGCTTCTCCATCACTTCAAAAGAGTTGGGTGTGTCTTAACTTTCATTTTCTATCCAAAAAAAGGTTCTGCTAATTCTATACACTTTCAGGACCACCTCACCTAACTTTTTTTCCTTTCATATTGGTCCTATTATGGCATAGTACATTATGTATAAGATTAAGACACAAGACCATAAAATCTTCAGCCACATCAAATTAAAAGTTGGTAAACAGCTTATTACTTTTAATTAATGCATGAACCACTACAAATGCAGAttagatataaaatataattctaaTGGCTTAATCATTTAGTCTGaatgtaaaaataaacataaGAAAATTGCAAAAGTTTCAAAGGATGTAAAATGAAAGGCCATTTGTGTAAATTAATAGGTTAATGTGTTCAAAAATTGAGGATATTTTGGTAAATTAAGTGGGCATGTATGGAATCTGAAATTTACTtagattaataatttaattattggaAAGAGTTAAACATAAATGCAGGCATCATCCTgtctaaataaaatatgcaATTCCCAGAAccatattattaatataatagttATTCAGACAACCAACCTTAATTATTCAGTCTTCCTAAGAATCTGCAACTCAAAACCAGACCGTCAACATTTCCACAATTGCCCCCATTTTAAACACATTAATCTCTGTTTAAGATGGGTATAATTGTCACTATACCACATTCCCTTAGATCACAGCAATGGTGGCAATCCATGTAATTATGTGATAACCTCGTCGTATGTCTATTTAAATTGACATATATTTAATCAACTTAAATTCAATACTTAATTgattttgtcaaaattttaaattcgaacATAATATGTTTCTAAACGGGTTAACACTATATGAACCATTTAACcagttttaaaatatatcataaaaaattactaatacacgtaaaaatttatttactagAAATATACATTAAACTtaacataattattaataatatatttaatagaaTTTCATATAATCATCCATTTCACTAAGAAAAATAGTGATTAGGCAAATACTAATTACCAACCAAAGCAAAACCCAAAAGTATTAGCATCATCATAATCATGAATTAagcaaaaagattaaaattttatttaatttgattcagACAAGAACTGTAGCTTAGCAGTTGTATGTCTCTCATTGCATCTCTTTCTCatgtgagaaaaaaaaaattgagagttAATTGCTACACTCTCACTCTTCACTCATTTTttcactttctctctctacaaaaACAAAGGCATGCacatctctctctctctaacaTAACTTCACTTTTTGTGCTTATTTCTATCATTATGCTTTACTGCTGCTGTAGTAGGTCCACATTGTTTTTGCTTTACCTTGTACTTTTCTTGATTCTTGGCTGGTCTCACTACCCTTTGCCTCATTGCTGACTCTTCTTTAAAGATtggttttttcttcttttttatagATTCATAGCTTATTAGCAGACTTTGTTCTCAAGAATTTGATGTTCATATGATGCCTTATAGTTGCAGTTTGTTGGGTTCACTTTGTTGAGATCTAAGTGGGGTAATGCTAATGCCAGTTTCTTTAGTAATTGTTTTTTGATTTGTCTTAGAATGTAAGTGAAGTTAAAGTTGTCTCTAATCATTTGTTTATTAGCCTTTGTAGATGTTACTTTACTCTTTTTCTTCTAGGGAGTTTATAGAGATCATAAGATTGATTCTTTTACTGGTTCAAAGGTTTCAGTTTTAGAGAATCAAAGTTCATTTTTTTCTGTGTGATCTCAAAAATTTGGCATTAAGAATGGGAAGGATTCTTTTTGGAAGAATGTTTATTTGTAAAGTTAAGGTCTGTGTACTATTAGATATAGCTAGCTAGCTCTTTTGTGTGATTTCTGGTTTGGGCTATTTATGGGGTTTGCAATGAGAATGTATAGGTTTGATATGTTCTTATAGGTAGCTAATTAAGCTTTATTTAAGATTTTTGCATAATattctaaatttctaaaagcAAGCATCTTTTACTGTTTAATTGCTTGTTCTTGTTTTCAGAAATTTGCCTAGGAGTATGAGGTTATGAATTAgctttgtttcttttctttatcaTGGTTTCTATCTCGTGACATAGTAAAAGTAGTAACTGAAGCTTGAAGAATTATTAACTCTTATGTATCTGGATTACTAATCTTGAGGAATTTTAGATTTGAGTAGATGTTGAATTCAATTATTGCTGATGGCTGGTTTGTTGCTACTTTTCTTCGTTAAAATTCAAGTCTCTGATCATTTTTTCAACTGGTTTGATCTGTGCTTGTTGCAGAGTTGTGGATCTATCAATGGGGCTAGATATGGAgtttgaatttgagaaaaaaagcACCTCGGATCTGAGTCCCAACACTGTTCTTCCTTGTCGAAAGTTTTCTGATGTCGGAAAGAGAAGAACAAACGGCAAACCTCCACGTAAAGATGATCTATTGACCGCAAAGGAAGACTTCAAAGAGATAAACTTTCGTCGTTTTCGTAGTTCCTCTTGTAATATTCCATCTAGACATGGTGGTCTAGAAGGTAATGTTGTGTTGAAGAGAGGTTCGATTTATCAAAGCTCTAGGGAGGTAACTAAAATGAAGAAAATGGGCGTTGATGAGGGAAGAAGAAAACTTGAAGTTTCGCGGGATAGTAATACCAGCTGTTCCTTTAGCATTGTTGACTCCTTGTGTAGTTCAGATGAAGAGAACACACAGAAGCGATCATCTACTAGGAAGTCTTGCATAGAACCATGCTCATCAAGTGGTTTTATTGAAATCTGTCCCAATTTAGACAAGAGAGAAAGGCAATCTGCTGGAACGGTTAGAAGTGACTCTGTTAAGGTCCCAACCTTCAGAAATGAGCAAGTTTGTGGTCCTACAAGTGACGCTAACGATCTTCATGAAAATGATATCGCGTTGACATTCCATAAATCACATTCTGTTAAGGTAGAAATGCTGCATTCACCATCTCCTTCGGAAAGTGATTGCTCTTCCAGAGCCAGCTCAAAGTCTCGGTTTAGCCCAATCAAAAAGATGTTTGATCCAATTATGAAATCAAAGTCTTTACGGAGTCCTTTGGGTTATATAGCAGAGCCTGTTGATCTCAAGAACAATGAAATGTCACACCTGAGAAAGAAACAGATATCGAGAAAATCTTCGTTGCGCGACTTCTCACACACAGCTGCAAAATCTGATAAATTTTCTTCACTTGTTCGGAAAGATAACCATCATTCAACAGTGGCATGTTCACCGGTTCACTTACATGGTCGTCTCAAGGTGGAAATTAAACAGGGAGCGCCACATTTTGAGTTCTCATTGGATTCCCCTGAAGAAGTTTTTATTGCTAAAACATGGAAAgcaaataattcttttaattggGTTTACACATTTCACTCAATTTGCAGTAGAAAGAAGAGTAACGCCAGCGGCTGGGGGTTGACTGATGGCAATAAGGAATCCTTGGTAGTGGGACAAATGCAAGTTTCATGCTATTTATGCTCAGAATTGAAAGATGGTGGGGCTCTTGATAACTCTATGGTGGCAGAATTTGTGTTGTATGATATAGCACATGCAAGGCAAAGTGTTTCTACACAAGATTCGCTTGACATTATTGAATCTCCTAATGATTCTAAACCAGGCTCTTTAAGTGAAACTCATAAGTTGGATAACGGTTCTGAACCAAAGAAACTTAAAAATCTATCAAGACGTGCCTGTGATAGTGCTGACGCCGATTCTACGAATTCATACCCGTGGCCATCTGCAATCTTACATTCAGACCTTGAAATAGCAGCTATTGTTATTCAACTCCCATTTGCAAAGAGAGAAAGCTTGAAGTACAAAAGAGGAGATAAACCTAGTGATAAAGCACATGTGAATCTACTCAGCCATTCTATGGTCGAGCAAAGGAGAAAAGGTTTCTCAGATAGAGAAAGTGTGGAAAAGTTGAAGGTGGTGATTCCTGCTGGAAATCACGGGTTGCCACTTGACGAAAGTCAGGGCGCTTCATCATTGCTTGATAGGTGGAGATTAGGCGGAGTCTGCGATTGCGGTGGATGGGATATGGGATGTCCACTTACTGTTTTTGGAAGTCCGAACATCAATTGTGCTGAAGAGGAAACACTCATAAATAATCATCAGCCTCTGGAGCTTTTTGTTCAGGTAAGCTTCTTTAGTAGAGTTTAATCATTATGAAACATGTAACGTTGATGTTTGTGGATAAACAGAAATACATTTCAGTGCATGTAAAATTGCAAGTTGCCAGTATCTgtttccttcttttgtaagaCTGATCTTAGTTTGTGGGGGCCTCACCTGGAATCGATAACTAGGAGAAAAAGTCTTCAAACAATTTCTTCAGAACAAGCAGTTCTCATGCAGAATATTCAAGCTATGTTAGGTTATATAGTTTTAGTGTTAGaacactattttttttaataatttgcttCTGCAACCCTGTTATGCAAGAAAAAATAGCCAGTTTAGAACATTCTCACTCAAATTCATTAATACCACATGAGTGAGGAAGTGTAAGCTGTTATATTGGCACTGTAAAATTTCATTGTATGAAGCACGGAACGGAAAGTaccaaaacaattttttttacaagaataggtAGTAAATATTGAGTTCTGTAGTTTAAGAAGTGTTTTTGGCAACGGAAACTAAACGCTGAGATGTAAGGCTCGAGAAGTTTCCTTGCAACATTATTTTCCTTCACCATTCATTTGTAGTGCGTGATCTATCCCCTAGCGCTTTGATGCTGACATGGCCCTCTCTCATACTTTTGATATTCTGCTTTCTGCTCAGGgaacaaaacagaaaattccAGCACTGACAATGACTGCTATTGAAGAAGGAACATATGCAGTTGATTTCCATGCACAGCTATCAACTTTACAAGCATTTTCCATATGTGTTGCTGTACTACACGGTGCTGAAGCTTCCGATGCCACTGGGGAAGAGAAGTGCAGGCAGTTGCCGCATTGCAGTTCACTGAAAATGCTTATCGAGGAGGAAGTACAATTCTTAATTGAAGCAGTCACCaaggaagagaagaagaaagtcCCTAAAAAGACAGAACAGATCAAGCAGTCTTATGTGGTTAACCCTCCTTTTTCTCCAATCGCTCGTGTATAGAGTCGAACCAGATGTCTAAGTGCAAGACAACACTTACCGAGAAACGCAGATCGAGGTTTGATGAATGAACTGCTAAGAATTGTTTGTGCATTGGTAGAGTTATAAAATCCTATACAGCCTTTGATGAGGATGATTGcataaaaaggtgacaagtttcTTAGATGTAAAAGTATTCAATTCTAGAATTAGGATAGAATAGAAACTCATACTGTTCATATTGTTACTTGATAGCAAAGGTACCATTTTAAGTTCTGAGAGATAGGAGTCTTCTTAATACATTTTTGTAATAGAATGGGTATATGGTGGAGACTAAAGGGTAGTAGACTATGGAAATGGTGGCTAGAAGCTCTTGTTAGTAGTTTTTTCGTGTatcttcaaaataataataaaggaGTTTTATCTTTTGTCAGGCATTACTAGCTCAATGATGTTGTTGACTGATTGTTCTATCCAGTATCTTAAGAACCGTATCAGCCGGTTTGACTGTGAACCGGAGGTCGGTCTAGTTTGGTTCTTCCCTAACAACTGAAAATACAGTTTAACCTTTTAGAAAAaccgaaaaaataaaaataaaactatacatatatatattaattttttatttaatgcagtataaatataaatcaacgatttcggtttgatttttaaagcaGTGGTTGTATCCAACAATAATTATAGATATCTTGTCAGATGTTATGTGAACCATATTGTTTTACCTTTAAGAGAACATGTTTTTTGCTTACATGAGCATATAATATTATGACACATTTTGGCATGCATGCTTCCTCAATAATTTCTAATAAACTGCTCCTTTTTGTCACATTCTGTCCCTCACTACACAACTTATAATCTCATGTTTCTGTTTATTTCACTATCTACATTAATCAAACCTTAGCCATTTAACCAACAAGCCTGAGATGGATTGACAATGATTATTCGAACCCTCATCCTAGAAAACTTTTTGGAAGAGTTTTATTATCTTAACGAGCCTTATCTAACTCGGTCTAAATTGGGGGTGTAACCAAGTCCAACCGACTTGCGAGCTACTCGATATTGACTCGAAATCGACTCGACTCATATCGAGTCGAGCTCGATTTAACTATCGAGTCAAGTTCAAACTCCAAAATACTTGACTCGATGAGCTCGCGAGCCTAATCGAGTTTTagttattttacttttttactctttATATTTATCTATGTTTACAATAATACCTTCATTTTtgcattaaaatttattttttaaatatttatatagataatCGAGTCGAATCGAGCTCGAATTTCAATTATTCTATCGAATTCGAGCTTGAACTCCTAAAATAAAACTCGATTGAGTCGAGTTTCGAGCCATATTTTAGAAGTCGAACTCGAACTTGACAATGTGTCGACTCGACTCGACTCGGTTACATCCCTAGTCTAAATTAGTTAGAGCATTAATTGTAAATATTGAATggtctataaaaaaaaaatactcccaCAAAATTTGTAGCAcagaaagtttttttttttttttttactatcaaTGTTGTTCACTAGGATATAGATTCATTCCATTTGGAATTTCGGATAGCATTGGAAAGAAACCC
Coding sequences within it:
- the LOC126678692 gene encoding uncharacterized protein LOC126678692, with translation MVAIHVHIVFALPCTFLDSWLLQFVGFTLLRSKWGNANASFFSNCFLICLRIVVDLSMGLDMEFEFEKKSTSDLSPNTVLPCRKFSDVGKRRTNGKPPRKDDLLTAKEDFKEINFRRFRSSSCNIPSRHGGLEGNVVLKRGSIYQSSREVTKMKKMGVDEGRRKLEVSRDSNTSCSFSIVDSLCSSDEENTQKRSSTRKSCIEPCSSSGFIEICPNLDKRERQSAGTVRSDSVKVPTFRNEQVCGPTSDANDLHENDIALTFHKSHSVKVEMLHSPSPSESDCSSRASSKSRFSPIKKMFDPIMKSKSLRSPLGYIAEPVDLKNNEMSHLRKKQISRKSSLRDFSHTAAKSDKFSSLVRKDNHHSTVACSPVHLHGRLKVEIKQGAPHFEFSLDSPEEVFIAKTWKANNSFNWVYTFHSICSRKKSNASGWGLTDGNKESLVVGQMQVSCYLCSELKDGGALDNSMVAEFVLYDIAHARQSVSTQDSLDIIESPNDSKPGSLSETHKLDNGSEPKKLKNLSRRACDSADADSTNSYPWPSAILHSDLEIAAIVIQLPFAKRESLKYKRGDKPSDKAHVNLLSHSMVEQRRKGFSDRESVEKLKVVIPAGNHGLPLDESQGASSLLDRWRLGGVCDCGGWDMGCPLTVFGSPNINCAEEETLINNHQPLELFVQGTKQKIPALTMTAIEEGTYAVDFHAQLSTLQAFSICVAVLHGAEASDATGEEKCRQLPHCSSLKMLIEEEVQFLIEAVTKEEKKKVPKKTEQIKQSYVVNPPFSPIARV